Below is a window of Dissulfuribacter thermophilus DNA.
TTTAAATATTACAGACCTTGAGATTGCCCTGATGATTAGGTTGAGAGGACATCATATTGGAGTGGAGTATTCACTCCCTCAAGGCATCCTGCGTATAAATGAAGCCCTCTACAGGGATGTAAGGGCCTTTGGAGCATGGTTGTTTAAACACAAAAAGCCTGTTGTAACCAACAGATTTAAGGCATTGACGAGGTTGGAACACCTTAAGGGATTAGGGCCAACTCTTCTGGGACTGTTGACCGAGCCTGATGCAGACGGGATTAATGCATGGGTACTTTCTGGGAAAAAACACCTTTTGGGATGGCCCAAGGGGCTGGAGCAGGTTCTGTGTGATGTTATAAAAGTTTTCGAATAAACTTTAGTTGCTCATCTTTTTTCTTTCTTCCTATGGAAGTCAAGGTCCAATCAATTGATGAAAAAGACTCTCTTCTACATATTTATTTGAACGTGTTTTGCGATAATATATATATGAAGGAGGAGGTACGGGGTAAGTCACTTAAAGGGGCACCAGCAGGTATCATATAATTAGAAACTGTCCTGTAAGCGCTTACAGGGAGTCCCAAATACGAGGGGTATGGCATGATGAGCCTACTTTGAGGAGGATCCCTCGTCGCCGACTGTTAAGAAGAACCAGACCCCCTGTGGATACTTATGCATGAGGAAGGTATACAATGGGATTGTTACGGTCGATAGTGAGAAAAGATCTTGCCATGGATCTTGGGACTGCAAATACCTTGGTCTATGTGGCAGGAGATGGAATTGTCCTAAATGAACCCACATGTATTGAAATAGATCATGAGGGAACTCCAGTTTGTTTTGGGGAAAATGCCTATGAACGTCTGGGCAAGACCCCAGATGGACAAAGGGTGATCCGTCCCTTAAAGCACGGAGTGATCAATGATTTTGAGGCAGCAACTGCACTTGTCCGAAATTTTATTAAAAAGGCAAAGGGTAAGAAGGGAATTCTTCCTCCCAGAGTATTGATTAGTGTCCCATCAAAGATGACGCAACTTGAAAAGCGCTCTGTTTTAGAGGCTGCCAGAGCTGCGGATATCAAGGATCCGTATCTTATTGAGGAGACTATGGCAGCAGCAATAGGGGCCGGACTAGAGGTGTTCGAGACTCATCCCAGGATGGTTGTGGATATTGGCGGCGGGACTACTGAGGTGGCAGTGATTGAACGAGGAGGTTTTGTGGAAAGTGATTCCATTAGAATTGCAGGAGATGAAATGGATGAAGCAATCAAAAGATTCATGAAGCAAACCTTGGGGATTCACATTGGCTCACGAAGTGCAGAGAGGATAAAGTGTGAACTAGGCACTGCAGTGTCCGATGTCTCATGGGATGAATCTATCAGTACTGTTACAGGAAAGGATTTGAATACAGGACTCCCCAAAATCATCTCCATAAGTGCAGCAGATTTGCGCCCTGCCCTTTTGCCCATATTAGATGAGATAGCCTATTTTATCCGAGATTTTATAGGAATATTACCTGAAAGAGTTCGAGACATTATTAAAACAGATGGTTTTCTATTGACTGGAGGAGGGACTCTGCTCAAGGGGATAGACAGATACCTTGCACAAGAGACAGGAATGCCTGTGTGCCACGCCCCTCAGCCTCTGTTGACAGTAGCAAAAGGGGCGGGCCTGGCAATAGAGAACTTGAAAATCTACAGGGGCGTATTTTCAAATTAGCCCCTGTTTATCCCAAATTATGCACTGCGAAAGGGGGCAAAAATGTTTTTTCTTTTTTTTAAACCGTGTGGTTTCTGCATCAATAAATGTTACCGTGAAAATACCCTTTGGGTAATTCGCTAATATAACAGGTAGAAGGAAGACGGTAGAAGGAAGAAGCAAGCCCTGCCTGTACAAAAGCCAGAGGCCGAAAGGCGAAGACATCAAAAAAAGTTAACTCAAAACTTAAAACTCAAAACTCAACAGTTCTGAAGTGCTCAACACTTTTAAAAAGCTTCTGCCTTCTACCTTCTTCCTATTCTCATTTTCATCCACGCGGGTGACGAATTCCGTCGTCACGATCATTTGGGTTTATGTGTTTATGGAGGCGCCTATATATGGCGCCGTTTACCTTCTTTATCCTTAATGCGCCCTTATTTCATCCTGACAGGGCGATGGAAGTGAGAACAAATCCGGTGCCTCTGCAGGGCTAGGTCCTTTAAACAGGCTCTTAGGATCATCGAGCTTCAGGGCCTCTAAAAGGACCTCATCCATGTGTTCCACAAGGACGATTTCTAGGCTTCTAGTGATCTTTTGCGGAATTTCCTTTAAATCCTTTTCGTTTTCTTTTGGAACTAGGACCTTTTTGATTCCCATTCGCCTTGCAGCAAGGAGTTTTTCCTTGAGCCCGCCTATGGCAAGTACTCGTCCCCTAAGAGTGATCTCTCCTGTCATGGCCACTTCGTGCCTTACAGGTATTTTCAAGAGTGCCGAGGTAATGGCAGTGGCTATTGTGATTCCGGCACTCGGGCCATCTTTTGGTATGGCTCCCTCTGGTACATGTACATGAATGTCTACTTTTTGATAAAAGTCCCAGGGGAGATCAAACTGGCAGGCCCTTGCCCGTACGTAACTCATTGCGGCTTGAGCTGATTCTTGCATCACATCACCGAGTTTTCCAGTGATGGTCAGATGGCCTTTTCCAGGCATCACTGCAGACTCTATGTGGAGCACAGTGCCTCCAGTTTCCGTCCAGGCAAGCCCAGTGGCCACACCAACTAGATCTTGGTCTTCTGTCTCCCTATTCTTGTATTTGGGCACTCCCAGGTATTTTTGGAGTGAAGTCTGGTTTATACGTTGGCTCCAATTCTCTTGTTTTTCTTTGTTCTTGACGAATTCTTTTGCAACTTTTCTGAGAATAGACGCAATGGCACGTTCCAGACTTCTAACTCCAGCCTCTCTTGTATAGGAGCGAATTATTTCGAGGAGGGCTCCCTGGCTGAATTGAACCTGATCGGGTTTCAGTCCATGGGCTTCCAACTGCCTTGGAATGAGATAGCCCTTGGCAATTTCCAGCTTTTCCTCCTCGGTATAGCCTGGGATTTCTATTATTTCCATTCTATCTTGAAGGGGTAGGGGTATGGTGTGTAGGGCATTGGCAGTAGTTATAAACAGTACCTCTGAAAG
It encodes the following:
- a CDS encoding rod shape-determining protein; translation: MGLLRSIVRKDLAMDLGTANTLVYVAGDGIVLNEPTCIEIDHEGTPVCFGENAYERLGKTPDGQRVIRPLKHGVINDFEAATALVRNFIKKAKGKKGILPPRVLISVPSKMTQLEKRSVLEAARAADIKDPYLIEETMAAAIGAGLEVFETHPRMVVDIGGGTTEVAVIERGGFVESDSIRIAGDEMDEAIKRFMKQTLGIHIGSRSAERIKCELGTAVSDVSWDESISTVTGKDLNTGLPKIISISAADLRPALLPILDEIAYFIRDFIGILPERVRDIIKTDGFLLTGGGTLLKGIDRYLAQETGMPVCHAPQPLLTVAKGAGLAIENLKIYRGVFSN